A stretch of Lactuca sativa cultivar Salinas chromosome 6, Lsat_Salinas_v11, whole genome shotgun sequence DNA encodes these proteins:
- the LOC111908289 gene encoding uncharacterized protein LOC111908289 yields the protein MDEEATKYQSCVFSQKFSRFRNLIKECESYIILKPNMAAVKNGFNVTDVIGQIVSFRPLETTNPNPSRHYIKMTIANLESVHLNVTIFGSQTHQMSQYLKSNTTVTCLVIVMQFVKLNVWNGIGQAQSHFDVTKMFINSDIVEINHFKKELKADNNGGMLEKSITTLPSYSSSYMDDFKRNFPLKTICEITEPLKEMKFLLVGSIVNIRQNLPWYYEACYKCGSRVNNVPKTNPSYTAPDKMEDSVVIKCKNAACNDLNFHTVIKYIIPINVQDHNGTIRLTLFDREAKRLLDISAFELKKIHEATGDNLHLFPNQMNLLKNRKFTFLVDITSYNLINYNNIYTVVKLIEDVSIVSDLEISLNEVPLQSDDVVHTVEKDVISQTDESFIPATVDKSSTTSPMKISSDLKRSLHDIYDVDSGIDFSSTKSKRRSMGNEIHF from the exons ATGGATGAGGAG GCTACCAAATACCAATCATGTGTGTTCAGCCAAAAATTTTCCAGATTTCGTAACCTTATAAAGGAATGTGAAAGTTATATCATTTTAAAGCCAAACATGGCGGCTGTTAAAAATGGTTTTAATGTTACTG ATGTTATTGGGCAAATTGTCTCATTTAGGCCTCTTGAGACAACCAATCCTAACCCATCAAGACATTACATAAAGATGACTATTGCTAACTTAGA GTCTGTACACCTCAATGTCACTATATTTGGAAGTCAGACACACCAAATGTCACAGTACCTAAAAAGTAACACCACGGTTACTTGTCTTGTTATAGTGATGCAGTTTGTCAAACTTAATGTTTGGAATG GAATTGGTCAAGCTCAAAGTCACTTCGATGTAACGAAGATGTTCATTAATTCTGACATTGTGGAAATTAATCACTTTAAGAAAga GTTGAAAGCAGATAACAATGGTGGTATGTTGGAAAAAAGCATAACTACACTTCCAAGCTACTCTTCTTCTTATATGGATGATTTCAAAAGGAATTTCCCTTTAAAAACTATTTGTGAAATCACAGAACCACTAAAG GAAATGAAATTTCTATTAGTTGGTTCAATTGTGAATATAAGACAGAATCTACCTTGGTATTATGAAGCGTGTTACAAATGTGGAAGCAGGGTAAACAATGTGCCCAAAACTAATCCTTCCTATACTGCCCCCGACAAGATGGAAGATAGTGTTGTTATTAAGTGTAAAAATGCAGCTTGCAACGATTTGAATTTTCATACTGTTATCAA GTATATAATTCCAATCAATGTACAAGATCATAATGGCACCATTAGACTAACTCTTTTTGATAGAGAAGCAAAAAGGCTGTTGGATATAAGTGCATTTGAGTTGAAAAAAATACATGAAGCG ACCGGTGACAATTTGCACCTATTTCCAAATCAAATGAACCTTTTGAAAAACAGGAAGTTTACATTTCTTGTGGATATTACATCATACAATTTGATCAACTATAACAATATCTACACCGTTGTTAAACTTATAGAAGATGTCTCCATTGTTTCGGACTTAGAAA TTTCCTTAAATGAAGTACCACTACAATCAGATGATGTTGTTCATACTGTTGAAAAG GATGTCATATCACAAACAGATGAGAGTTTTATTCCCGCAACAGTTGATAAATCATCGACAACAAGTCCAATGAAAATATCATCTGATTTGAAGCGCAGCCTCCATGACATTTATGATGTTGATAGTGGAATTGATTTCAGTTCAACTAAATCCAAAAGAAGATCAATGGGAAATGAAATCCACTTTTAG